AAGCGTGTCATCTGCCCGACGCAACGAGAGATATTCGTGCGCAGACGCAAAGGACTCAGCGCAAAATCCCATGGATCTCAGCAGCCGGACGACCGCAGAGCGCAACGACTCATCGTCATCGATAATCGAAACCGTTTCACCTTTCACGCAAGTACCCTTCCCGAGAACCTACCGGATAAGGGCCGTCCCGCTTCGGCACCGCCGCGATCGCAGGCTAGCACAGGCACTACAGGTCGAAATACGATACTTAGGTTTCGAGATAGTAGCGTATCGGGGACCACTCTTCCGATTCTCGATTGAAGAAATACCGGTGCGATAGCCTTCAGCTTGAGGCTCGATTGCCGGATGGTTTGAACGAAGTAGGTTCGACGCCGAGAGCTTCCGCCATCCTGACCAACTCAGCCGCCGTTCTTGCTCCCATCTTTCTCATAAGATGGCTTCGATGTACTTTTACGGTGATCTCGCTGAGCCCGCACTTGACTGCGATCTGCTTGCTCATCATTCCGCTAGCCACAAGCGTCATGATCTCTCGTTCGCGAGTCGTTAAGGTTTCAAAATTCGTCTTCAACCGGGCAATCGAACGCTCCTTGTCACGCCGGTCCTGATCCCGTCGGATCGCCGCCGCGACTGCATCCAATAGATCCTGGTCACGGAAGGGCTTCTGAAGGAAATCGATCGCGCCTGCCTTCATCGCTCGAACGGTCATTGGAATATCTCCATGACCTGAGATGAACACAATCGGAGTCCGGATATCAGTCTTCGCCAGGTCAGCCTGAAAGTCGAGACCATTCAACCCTGGAAGGCGAACGTCAAGAACGAGGCAGCTCGGTACGTCGGGCCGTAAACTCCCGAGAAACTGCTGCGGCGATGCAAAGGCTTCGACGCGCAATTTTACAGAGAGAAAAAGCCTCGATAGAGCTTGGCGCATCGAGTCGTCGTCATCCACGACGAACACCACGGGCGACTCATCAACAACAGTCTTCATCGACGGTTTGCGCTGCGTCACCTTGTGTTCTCGCGCGGCTGACTATTCCAACGAAGCCCCTTCAGGCTTACGCAGCCCTCATCAGGGTTCAGTCAGCCAATTTAGGCCAAAACGGTATATCCCGCAACACGATTGCCTGCTCGAACAGGTTGCCCTCCTCAAGCACGATTGAGATTCCGCTGTTGCAAGACGTGCGTAGACGACCGGCATGCCTTTGAGAAGGAGGCCGCCTATCACGCTATCGTGCGCCCCAAGTGAGATAGCCCAGTAGACCCGTCTTGCGACCCAATCGCGGGGCGGCGCCAGGCAAAAGATTACAGGGATGGAGGAGGCCGGCAAACCAGTGCGTCGCGAACTCTTCGTTCTCACGCACGACCGCACGCCATCGCCCCGGTTTAGCAATGTTGCGCGCTCATCGGGTCCGCAATCGATGGCGTTGGGTATTGCCGTTACAATCGAGCCATCGCTTTGAAATCACATGATCGCGTTAATCAGCACAACCGGCCTCGATCCCGACCGTCGGCGACTGCCGGCGACCATCTGCTTCGATTCTATCGCTCAGTTCAATGAAAGGTCCCTGCGTGCACCATCTCAAACAGCTTGTGATTGTCGCGATAGTCGACGTGGACACCAATAATGACTGGCCCCTCGGTCTCAAACGCCTTCCTCATAATCGGCGCGATATCATTCGGCTCCTCGATCATGAGGCCCTTCGCACCAAACGCCTCGGCGTACCGAACGTAATCGACAGGGCCTAGATCAACACCAGTGGTCCGGCCGTACTTGAGCTGCTCCTGGACAGCCACCATATTATAGGAGCCATCGATCCAGACCATGTGGACCAGATTCGCGCGCAAGCGCACTGCGGTCTCGAGCTCCATAGCGGAGAAAAGGAAGCCGCCGTCTCCCGATACAGAGAGAATCTTCTCGGCTGGCCTTACGAGGGAAGCGGCGATACCCCACGGAAGCGCTACCCCCAACGTCTGCTGACCGTTGCTGATGAGGACCTGGCGAGGCCGAAAGCTGTAGAGATGTCGTGCAAACCAGAGGTGAAACGATCCAATGTCGAGACAGAGCGTCGTGTCTCCTCCAACGAATTGCTGCAAGTCATGCACCAAACGCATGGGATGGATTGGCGTGCCACCCCGGAGCGCGCTCTCGGTTCTCAGAAATTGCCGCTCGGCCACGATCATATCGAGGACCTCCAACGACAGCGGCGATCTCGTGCTTCGCTTGACTGCTGGCGTTAGCGTCTCCAACGTTTGATCGATACTGCCCGTCAGCTCCACAGTTGGCGAGTAGCAGTTGTCGAGATCAGACGGCAACACGTCGACATGAATAATCGTACGCTTTCGCTTTCCGTTCCAAAGCGACGGCCAGTACTCTACCGGATTGTATCCAATGGTGATCACGAGATCGGCCGCCTCGAGGAGCCGATCCGCCGGCTGGTTCGCGATCTGACCGACGCGCCCTCCGAAATTCTCGAAACTCATTGCTCCTACGGCACCTGCTGATTGGAAAGTACCGACGACAGGCAAGTTTCCCTTGGTCAAGAATGACTGCAAAGCACGGTTGTTGGATGGTTTACTGGCCAACATGCCCAACAGAACCACCGGATTGGACGCCACGTTGATGAGACGTGCAGCCTCCCTGGTTGCATTGGCATCGGCGGGGCCGAGGCCACAAAACGCCGGCACTTCTAAAGGCTCGTGCGCGCACGGAGCGGTCATGATATCCACCGGCAGATTGACGAAAGCAGCGCCAGGCCGCCCAGATTCGGCCGCGCGGAACGCGTTGGCTAGGACCTCACCCAACTGGTCGGGAGCGCCGACCGTCGCACTGAACTTGGTCACTGGCCTCATGATAGAGACAGCATCCAACGTCTGGTGCACTTGCTTCAATGCATCAGACGTCGGTACCGATCCGCCAAGCGCGACGACCGGGTCCCCTTCGGAATTCGCCGTCGCAAGGCCAGTCGTAAGGTTCGAGATGCCTGGGCCAGAGGTCGTGAGTGTCACCCCAGCCTTTCCAGTCATGCGCCCGATACCACCCGCGATAAATGCGGCATTCTGCTCGTGGCGGCAAACGACTGTCTTAATCTTGGAATCGGCAAGAGCATTGAAGACGGTGTCGATCCTGGCTCCGGAGACTCCAAGGACGTGCGTAACGCCTTGAGCTTCAAGAGTTCGAACTACCAGTTCAGCCCCGGTCTGCGCCCTAGTTTCCACCGCTTGGGCTTGGCGGCTTTCAGTGGGCTTGTTCGGCATAAGCGAGCTCCTCGGCTGTGTTCTTGCTAAGATCTGCCTTCAAAAAGGCTTCTGACTCCGGCAGCGCAAGATGAAACTCCGTTAGCGGCTCAAAGCCGAGGTGAAGCGACTTTGCCTCGACATCAAGTAGATGCCCGCCGTGCTGCCGGTCCTTCGAGATGAAGTGATAATGATAACCCGCAACACTAAACGCACTTGAGAAGCCAGGAGACCACAGCCCCACTAAAGTTCCGTCGATGTCCGCGAAACTGAATTCGCTCTGCGTCTTCGCGGCATCGACAAGACGCCCGCCGGACGGAGGCGGATTGACGGCCCGCGTGCGAACACGCGTAAAATGCCCATCCAATCGCATTGCGTAGAAGATGTTTCCAGAGCTGCGAAACTTGTCGCAGCAGATTTCCAACTCTTTGAAGCTTGCCACAGGCCCAATGTCGGCCTCGGCGTCTGGGTGAAAGCGCGTGACCACCGCGAAAGGTGCGCCAGCGCCCGCAGTCGCTTCCGATACTCGTCCGCTGCCCAGAACTTGAAACGCTCGGCCATCAAGCACGACCAATTCGCCATCCAAGTGCGCGAAAGTGCCCAGCCCGAAATCTCCATGCTCCAGGATCGATCGGACGCTAACTTCTCGATCGAAAACGCCTGCCACCAAGGCACCTGATATCGAGACCTGGAACAGCGTATGGATCGATACGCCAAGGAATTCTGATAAGGCAGCTGTTACGACAGACGACAAAGGTCGACCGATCCTTGCCACCTCAGCGTCCAGGGCCATTTTCAAGGACAGAGGAATATTCGTTGTCAGATCGGCCATTCGATTCCTCGCATTTGGTCGGCAGAAGTCTTGCATATCGATGCTGCGCTTTATGTTCTTCCGAGATGGACGCATTTTTCTTCCAAAGCACGTCGTTGCGGGCCAACGCGTGCGCAAAATACTTTTCACGATGAATCACCTTGAGTCGTCGACGCCGCGGCTGCACCACCGAATGTCTCCGCACCGATAGTGGGACGCCTGTTGAGCGACGGCTCAACCGTTTGGCATATGCTTTGGTGGGCAGCGGCGGAGCTGAAAAAGATGCGGCTCTTGAACTCCAGCTCATAGGCGGAGTACGCCTATTTTTCGGCAACACCGTTCAAGCGGCGCGCACTTCGCCATTGATACGGCGTATTATTCATGAAGCGTTTGAACACGCTAGTGAAGTGGGCCTGAGTACGAAAGCCTACAGTCAAGGCGATCTCGGCAAGAGACAGATCGGTTTGGCTCAGAAGATGCTCGGCCCGCCGTATTCGCTGACGAAGCAGATAGTCGTGAGGACGCATTCCAGTGGCTGCTCGAAATTGCGACGCGAAGTGCATTCGACTTAGTCCAGCGGCTGCAGCAATATCTTGCAGCGAGATCTTATCGGTCAAATGACTATCAATGTATTCGAGAACCCGCTTGAGGCGCCATCTCTGCAGCGCGCGACTTGGCCGGCAGGGCGCGCCTGCTTCAATGTTCTCTTCATCGGGATATCCCGAATTGAAGTGCAGTCCGACCATCCTGGCTACGATAGCAAGCCGCAATGCATCTGCTTGTATGCCGGCATCGCCACTTTCCATTGCCTGAGTGGTCCTAAGAGCGTCTGACAGCCTGACTACAACTGGATCATTGCTATCGTCTGCTAACACGTCATAGAGGACCGATGGCATGGCCATTCCGCCCAATTTGGCAACGTTGCGAGCGGCGATCGCCAACACCACATTCAGGTGCTGAAAAGCGAGCGTAATGCCTTGGCTGTCATCGCGAATTTTGCCAGACTTCCGTTCATCGGCAAGGCCGCTGAAGTGCAGAGACTCCTCCTTTTCCGCCGGCGGAAGGACCGCGCCCATGTCAACTCTCTCGCGCGAGAGAGTGAACTCGCCTAGGGCTATGGGTACTGGTTGCATTTTGAACGATCCTCTCTTGTTGTCGCCAACAGTCAGAACCATCCAAGCGCACCCAGCATCGCTCGATATCTCAGCATCAGCCGAAGACAGGTCCTAACCGTCTGAGACTACAATAAAGAGCAGATGCCGTTTTGCGCCATTCTACAGGTGAGTCGGCGTTCGAAACCTTGGTATCTATCGCCGCCCACTCGCGAAATCGGTCTTAGAACGTGGGAATGGCGCACCGAACTCTTCGGTCGAACCCAAGACGGTCGATAGTCCGAGTTGGACCGCGTCCCAGCCAGGCTGTGGTTTGCCGTGAGAGATCAATTTCCCGGTCTGTTCAAGTTTTCCACACTCAGCAAGTCCACGCAGGATCGACGCTTTGGTACGTTTGCATGCTCTACGCGCGCAGCGCGAGCTTCGGACGGAAGGTCCAGTTCAGCCGGACTGCGCGGTTCATTCCGTTCACAAAACTCAGCCTGTGAACGTAGGCATGGAAAGACACGGGCGAGACGACCCTCCGACGTGTCGTCTCGCCATCCTTGATACAAGATACCGGGCGATTTCAACGCGATTTCAGCACCTCAAGTCTGAATTCGGCCCCTGAACACCCGAAAAGAAACGACAGTGTAGACCAGCATTAATGGAAACACGAACAAGCCCGCACCCCAGAACATGAAGGCGAGACTCGCATGCGGCGCAGCAGCATCACGAATAGTGATCTCAAACGGTATCATGTAAGGCCAGAACGAGAGGGCTAGCGTGGCGAACGCTGCCACGAACACCAGCGCTACCATGTGGAAAGGCCAATAGTCATCGTGATGCTTGACGCTTCGCGCGAGAACGCCGGCCGCGATTGCACCAATCGCGGGAAAAATGAAAAGATAGGGCCGCTCGAGCCATCGATGAAGAATGGTCAAGTGTTCAAAGAGAGCGTGTATGAAGACGACTATAAGAAACACCGTCATTGCGATGGCGAGCACGCAGATATGACGGCGCGCAACATCACGAACTTCGCGGTCGCACTTTCGGACAAGCCAACAGGCACCAAGCAAACCATAACCAAAGCAAAGTCCAACACCGCATATGACTGAGAACGCCGAGACCCAGCCGAACGTCCCGCCGGAATACTGCCCATTTGTGAACGATAGTCCTTCGACCAAAGCGCCAACCATGGCCCCCTGCGCAAACGCTGCAACTAAAGATCCGCCCGTAAGGCTCATATCCCATATCCAGCGCGTGCCCTCTCCCTGATTGCGAAACTCGAACGCGACTCCGCGCAAGATCAACCCCAGCAGCATGACAATGACTGGCAAGTAGAATGCCGACAGCAGAGTAGCGTAAACGACTGGAAACGCTCCCCAGAGAATGACCCCGGATACCACCAGCCAAGTCTCGTTTCCGTCCCAGACGGGCTCGATTGCACGTAACATCTGACTGCGATGGTTCACGTTGGCCGTGGCACCGCATAAGATTCCCACGCCGAGGTCAAACCCGTCGAGCAACAGGTAAATCAAAGTGCTGATGGACAGAACCGCAACCCAGAACATCACCATCATCATTCTCCTGCTTTCAACTCGGAACGGGCACCAGACCCTTGACCAAATACGGTGGAGATGCCCGACGGGGCGCCATATGGCGTTTCAGCGGCAACAGCATGCGGACCGGCGCGCAACAACCTATAGATGTAGTAAACGCCGAATGAGAATATGAAGACATAGGCAGCACCGAACAGCACCAGCGTCGCGAAGGCCGCCTCTGCCGTCAAAAATGGTGTGACAGCCTGCGATGTGCGCAGAACTCCATAGACCGTCCACGGCTGCCGGCCAATTTCCGCCGTATACCAGCCCGTGAGGATCGCAATGAATGGTAGTGGGAAGTTGAGAAAGATGAGCCAGAGCACAGCTCGGCTGCCTTCGAGCCTGCGCTTGAACGCGAGGTAACAGCCGAACCAGGAAAGCACGAGCATGATCATGCCACAGCCGACCATGATCCGAAATGCAAAGAACGGAGCAAGGACAGGCGGCCTGTCCTGAGCCGGAAAGCTCGTCAATCCGACTTCCTTCGACGAGAGACTCATGCTCGCGATGATGCTACCGAGGACCGGGATCCGAATTTCGTATCGATTGGTCTCCGTTGCCGGATCCGGCAAAGCGAGCAGCACCTCGCTTGCTGGCTGTTCGTCATGCCAGCGCGCTTCGATAGCGGCGAACTTTGCCGGCTGATGCTGATGGACGTAGTCACCGACCAAATGTCCGAACAGGAGTTGAATGGGGATGAGCACTGCCGCGAGTCCAAGACCCATGTGCACCATCACCCGCGCTTCGGTGAGGTGGATGGAGCGCAGCAGATACCAAGCGCCTGTTGCGGCCACACAGAATGCACTGGTCAGATACGCAGCGAGCAGCATGTGGACGAAGCGGACGAGGACCACCCAATTGAAAATGATCTTCGACCAGCTTTCAGGAACGAATACGCCGTTCTCTACGGCGTAGCCCACCGGGACCTGCATCCAACTGTTGTTGGTCATGATCCAAAATGCCGACAACGTCGTTCCAAGCGATACCATTGCTGCTGAGAGGAGGTAGAACCACGCTGGCACTCGGCTACGGCCGAACATCAGGATGCCGAAAAAGCTCGCCTCCAACATGAAGGCCGTGAACGTCTCATATGACAACAGCGGCCCTTGGATCGGCCCGCTCATCCTAGACAGTTCGCTCCAATTCGTTCCGAACTGGAATCCCATAACGATGCCCGACACCACGCCCATCCCGAACGCAACACCGAATATCCTGAGCCAAAACTCGAAAAGAACGCGATATGCTCTACGGCCCGTACGAATGTGCAGTGCCTCAAGCAGGGTAAGCCAGGCAGCCAAGCCGATCGTAAAGGCCGGAAATATTATGTGAAACGAAATCGCGAATCCGAACTGAATGCGCGAGAGGAGCAATGCCGTAGGATCCATGGGAGAACTTTCCTTTGTTCACGACCACAGATTGGTTTTGGCTAGATCAACGAGATGCTCGCCGCGACCGTTGAACAGCGCCTTCAACATGTAGAGCGAGAAGCTCTTTGCCATGTCGAGCGTAATGGCTGGCGGTGCGGGAAGACGTAAATTTCCTCGACCGCAACTTCCGGCGCAGACAGCGAGCTCTCCCGTCAAGTGAGCTTCCGCACCCGCTGCGAAGGCTGCCGCTTCCTGGTGGCGCATGCGACCACACTCGATCCTGCCGTCGCGCCGGATCGCGCCCGTCAATCCGTTCAGGCTGTCGCCGACGATTCCGCAGATTCGCCTAACGCCTGCTGCCGTGAGGTTCTCTACGAACATCTCTGCAACCTTCGCGAACATAGCGACCTCTCCTTGTTTTCGGCGATGACGTGAGTTCAATCGCAACGCCGTGCGATCGCGTCCCTAAAGGCCTGCAAGCCTATGAGAGTTTCGTGCCCTGGGCTTCTTCGAAAGAACGGCTTTTGCGGACATACACGTTCTGTCCGCAATTCAATGACGCGACCGCAACATCGCGCAAGCAAGCGATCATTCCTCGTCTCACATAGACGACGGACGTACGAACGCGGGCGGCAGACACGTCGCTAGACAGAATCAGCTTGTTGCAATCCAGATGAGGCTAGCTCACATACTTGCAGCGGCCGCTTGGCGAGCTAACAGCTCGTAGAAATCGCCTCGCAAGTAAAGAGATCTGATCGAAGATATCTGAGCGCTACAATCAGGCTCTGTCGAAGGACGCGGAGCCATCAACCGTCTCCGTCATCACGGGCGTCTCGCTAGTCGAGGACGCACTCGACATCCGAAGATGATCTCGGTGCCCCTCCAACGAGGCGGACTCCCGCAAATAACCGCGGCCCGTCGAACGGCCCGCCGACCGACAAGCATTCCTGGCCCGGCAGCAGACCGAGGTATCGAAGAATCAATCGCTCGAGTTCGTCGCGATGCTTTGAGATGACAAGGACGGGGACGCTTGGCCGAAATTCCGGAGGATCACCCCCCTCCCTTGTTACTGGGCAACGTAAACCGGAGAATTGCGCCCTGATCCCCGTTTGCAGATGCCCACAAATGGCCGCCGTGGGACTCAACAATACGCCGACTGATGG
The window above is part of the Bradyrhizobium sp. PSBB068 genome. Proteins encoded here:
- a CDS encoding response regulator transcription factor; this encodes MKTVVDESPVVFVVDDDDSMRQALSRLFLSVKLRVEAFASPQQFLGSLRPDVPSCLVLDVRLPGLNGLDFQADLAKTDIRTPIVFISGHGDIPMTVRAMKAGAIDFLQKPFRDQDLLDAVAAAIRRDQDRRDKERSIARLKTNFETLTTREREIMTLVASGMMSKQIAVKCGLSEITVKVHRSHLMRKMGARTAAELVRMAEALGVEPTSFKPSGNRASS
- the alsS gene encoding acetolactate synthase AlsS, with protein sequence MPNKPTESRQAQAVETRAQTGAELVVRTLEAQGVTHVLGVSGARIDTVFNALADSKIKTVVCRHEQNAAFIAGGIGRMTGKAGVTLTTSGPGISNLTTGLATANSEGDPVVALGGSVPTSDALKQVHQTLDAVSIMRPVTKFSATVGAPDQLGEVLANAFRAAESGRPGAAFVNLPVDIMTAPCAHEPLEVPAFCGLGPADANATREAARLINVASNPVVLLGMLASKPSNNRALQSFLTKGNLPVVGTFQSAGAVGAMSFENFGGRVGQIANQPADRLLEAADLVITIGYNPVEYWPSLWNGKRKRTIIHVDVLPSDLDNCYSPTVELTGSIDQTLETLTPAVKRSTRSPLSLEVLDMIVAERQFLRTESALRGGTPIHPMRLVHDLQQFVGGDTTLCLDIGSFHLWFARHLYSFRPRQVLISNGQQTLGVALPWGIAASLVRPAEKILSVSGDGGFLFSAMELETAVRLRANLVHMVWIDGSYNMVAVQEQLKYGRTTGVDLGPVDYVRYAEAFGAKGLMIEEPNDIAPIMRKAFETEGPVIIGVHVDYRDNHKLFEMVHAGTFH
- the budA gene encoding acetolactate decarboxylase; translation: MADLTTNIPLSLKMALDAEVARIGRPLSSVVTAALSEFLGVSIHTLFQVSISGALVAGVFDREVSVRSILEHGDFGLGTFAHLDGELVVLDGRAFQVLGSGRVSEATAGAGAPFAVVTRFHPDAEADIGPVASFKELEICCDKFRSSGNIFYAMRLDGHFTRVRTRAVNPPPSGGRLVDAAKTQSEFSFADIDGTLVGLWSPGFSSAFSVAGYHYHFISKDRQHGGHLLDVEAKSLHLGFEPLTEFHLALPESEAFLKADLSKNTAEELAYAEQAH
- a CDS encoding helix-turn-helix transcriptional regulator, with protein sequence MVLTVGDNKRGSFKMQPVPIALGEFTLSRERVDMGAVLPPAEKEESLHFSGLADERKSGKIRDDSQGITLAFQHLNVVLAIAARNVAKLGGMAMPSVLYDVLADDSNDPVVVRLSDALRTTQAMESGDAGIQADALRLAIVARMVGLHFNSGYPDEENIEAGAPCRPSRALQRWRLKRVLEYIDSHLTDKISLQDIAAAAGLSRMHFASQFRAATGMRPHDYLLRQRIRRAEHLLSQTDLSLAEIALTVGFRTQAHFTSVFKRFMNNTPYQWRSARRLNGVAEK
- the cydB gene encoding cytochrome d ubiquinol oxidase subunit II, whose product is MVMFWVAVLSISTLIYLLLDGFDLGVGILCGATANVNHRSQMLRAIEPVWDGNETWLVVSGVILWGAFPVVYATLLSAFYLPVIVMLLGLILRGVAFEFRNQGEGTRWIWDMSLTGGSLVAAFAQGAMVGALVEGLSFTNGQYSGGTFGWVSAFSVICGVGLCFGYGLLGACWLVRKCDREVRDVARRHICVLAIAMTVFLIVVFIHALFEHLTILHRWLERPYLFIFPAIGAIAAGVLARSVKHHDDYWPFHMVALVFVAAFATLALSFWPYMIPFEITIRDAAAPHASLAFMFWGAGLFVFPLMLVYTVVSFRVFRGRIQT
- a CDS encoding cytochrome ubiquinol oxidase subunit I — protein: MDPTALLLSRIQFGFAISFHIIFPAFTIGLAAWLTLLEALHIRTGRRAYRVLFEFWLRIFGVAFGMGVVSGIVMGFQFGTNWSELSRMSGPIQGPLLSYETFTAFMLEASFFGILMFGRSRVPAWFYLLSAAMVSLGTTLSAFWIMTNNSWMQVPVGYAVENGVFVPESWSKIIFNWVVLVRFVHMLLAAYLTSAFCVAATGAWYLLRSIHLTEARVMVHMGLGLAAVLIPIQLLFGHLVGDYVHQHQPAKFAAIEARWHDEQPASEVLLALPDPATETNRYEIRIPVLGSIIASMSLSSKEVGLTSFPAQDRPPVLAPFFAFRIMVGCGMIMLVLSWFGCYLAFKRRLEGSRAVLWLIFLNFPLPFIAILTGWYTAEIGRQPWTVYGVLRTSQAVTPFLTAEAAFATLVLFGAAYVFIFSFGVYYIYRLLRAGPHAVAAETPYGAPSGISTVFGQGSGARSELKAGE